The Candidatus Melainabacteria bacterium DNA segment TTCTGGTGGTGCTGCAAATAAAATAAAAAGTCTAGCAGCATCTGCACCATATTTATCAAAAAACTCAGTAGTCCCTACAACATTACCTTTTGATTTTGACATCTTGGTTACTTTGCCTTCTTTTGAACTGTACATAGTAACCATTCCTTGACTAAGTAAGTTTAAAAATGGCTCATCAAAATTTAAAAGTCCAAAATCACGAAGTGCTTTTATAAAAAATCTTGAATACATAAGGTGCAGTATTGCATGTTCAATCCCACCAACGTATTGGTCTACAGGAAACCAGTAGTTTACTTTTTTTTTGTCAAAAACGAATTTGTTGTTTTTTGCATCTGCATATCTTAAGTAATAAAAACTTGAACAAACAAATGTATCTAAAGTATCTGTTTCTCTTTTTGCCTCTCCTTTACATTTTGGGCATTTAACTTGTAGCCATTCATTTGCCTTACTAAGAGGGGACCCACTACTTGTAAAGTCAATGTTTTTACTAGGAAGCAAGACAGGCAATTCTTCTTCAGGTATTGGGACTATGCCACAAGAGTTACAGTAAACAAGCGGAATTGGACAACCCCAATATCTTTGCCTGCTTATTAACCAATCCCTTAGTTTATAGTTTATTCTTGTTTTGCTAAAACCAGTTGCTTCTCCAAACTGAACAATTTTTTTCTTACCTTCTTCACTTGATAAACCATTAAAGTTTCCAGAATTAATCATTATGCCAGGTTCAATATATGCACTTGAAAGTTCTTTTTCAAAGCCGTCTTTTGAAATTACTTGTTTAATTTCTAAATTAAATTTTTTTGCAAACTCAAAATCCCTTTTATCATGAGCAGGTACACCCATTACCGCACCTGTTCCATATTCAAGAAGAACATAGTCGCTAGTCCAAAGAGGAATCTTTTTATTGTTGTATGGATTTATTGCATAAGTACCTAATGGAATACCTAGTTTTTCTTTGGTTTCTGAAAGTCTTTCAATTTCTGAAAGTAAGCTTGCTTTTTTTATGTATGCTTTTACACTTTCTTTATTTTCTTTAGTTGTTAGTTTTTCTGTAAGCAGATGTTCGGGAGCAATAACCATGTAAGTAACTCCAAAAACTGTATCAGGCCTTGTTGTAAAAACAGGGATTTTTAGATTGGGAAAACCTTCAACCTGAAACATAATCTCAGCACCAATAGATTTTCCTATCCAATTTTTTTGCATTAGCTTTACACGCTCTGCCCAGCCGCTTAGTTTATCTAGATCATTTAATAATTCTTCTGCATAGTTTGTAATTTTTAAAAACCATTGACGCATCATCTTACGCTCTACAAAGGTGTCATCATGTCGCCAGCATTTACCTTCTTCTACTTGTTCATTTGCAAGAACTGTCTGACACTTAGGACACCAGTTTACTTGGGCTTCTTTTTGATAAGCCAAGTTATTTTTATAAAATTGTAAAAAGAGCCATTGAGTCCACTTGTAGTAATCAGGATTAGAAGATATTACTTCTC contains these protein-coding regions:
- a CDS encoding leucine--tRNA ligase — translated: MIYTPKEIEIKWQKKWEQSSIYKAIDFDKKPKYYSLVMFPYPSGDLHMGHMRVYTISDVISRHKRMCGYNVLNPMGFDAFGLPAENAAIERGIPPNKWTEENINYMKNEQLKRLGTSYDWEREVISSNPDYYKWTQWLFLQFYKNNLAYQKEAQVNWCPKCQTVLANEQVEEGKCWRHDDTFVERKMMRQWFLKITNYAEELLNDLDKLSGWAERVKLMQKNWIGKSIGAEIMFQVEGFPNLKIPVFTTRPDTVFGVTYMVIAPEHLLTEKLTTKENKESVKAYIKKASLLSEIERLSETKEKLGIPLGTYAINPYNNKKIPLWTSDYVLLEYGTGAVMGVPAHDKRDFEFAKKFNLEIKQVISKDGFEKELSSAYIEPGIMINSGNFNGLSSEEGKKKIVQFGEATGFSKTRINYKLRDWLISRQRYWGCPIPLVYCNSCGIVPIPEEELPVLLPSKNIDFTSSGSPLSKANEWLQVKCPKCKGEAKRETDTLDTFVCSSFYYLRYADAKNNKFVFDKKKVNYWFPVDQYVGGIEHAILHLMYSRFFIKALRDFGLLNFDEPFLNLLSQGMVTMYSSKEGKVTKMSKSKGNVVGTTEFFDKYGADAARLFILFAAPPEQEIEWSTQGVIGQVRFLERIWRLFFILRENIDLKIYEGFIDVETHGHASLLQELYKIANYTIKSVSEDISDKKYTFNTCIARMTELVNAMYKFILDKKIFTEAEVKVLNFSFTNLLKLLAPFAPHITEELWEKLGGESLIHTQRWPDYDKDALITDEIELVIQMGGKKIDVLTTKKGQDQKELEKIALNQPKVKSKIKGKELIKIVVVPDKIVNIVIRG